One Phoenix dactylifera cultivar Barhee BC4 chromosome 8, palm_55x_up_171113_PBpolish2nd_filt_p, whole genome shotgun sequence genomic window carries:
- the LOC120111659 gene encoding protein trichome birefringence-like 14 isoform X1 → MKVGNLHKLRGNKLSLSLIALLCTSLIFWAWDKTPILTTFLPPPEQLDILAPATVVPAQTSVTPLENTNEQPFAKEELSAVDRHGNALPDEPGGEVVDVSPTDSSMRSSLEKEDKGKESEKVPAENKECNYAKGKWVADKRRPLYSGFGCKQWLSQMWACRLMRRTDFSYESFHWQPQGCDMPEFKGSEFLRRMQHKTIALVGDSLGRQQFQSLMCMVTGGKYSPEVIDVGKEYGLVKARGATRPDGWAYRFPSTNTTILYYWSASLCELEPLNRSSPATPYAMHLDRPATFLKQHLHRFDVLVLNTGHHWNRGKFRANRWEMYVSGKPITDRKLAQIWTAKNLAVSSVIKWLDTQLPQHPQLKAFFRTISPRHFVNGDWNTGGSCDSTIPLAGGREVLQDGSSDTDAEGAVRGTRVKLLDITALSRLRDEGHISRYSIKASTGVHDCLHWCLPGIPDTWNEILYAQL, encoded by the exons ATGAAAGTGGGGAATTTACATAAATTGAGAGGTAATAAACTCTCTCTCAGTCTTATTGCTCTCCTCTGCACAAGTCTTATTTTTTGGGCATGGGACAAAACCCCAATCCTCACTACTTTCCTTCCACCTCCCGAGCAGCTTGATATACTTGCTCCAG CAACAGTGGTTCCTGCACAAACTTCAGTAACTCCCTTAGAAAATACAAATGAGCAGCCATTTGCAAAGGAAGAGTTGTCAGCTGTAGACCGACATGGAAATGCATTACCTGATGAACCAGGGGGGGAAGTTGTTGATGTTTCACCAACAGATTCTTCTATGAGGAGTTCATTGGAGAAGGAAGATAAGGGTAAAGAATCAGAAAAGGTTCCTGCAGAGAATAAAG AGTGTAATTATGCAAAGGGAAAGTGGGTTGCAGACAAAAGACGACCATTATATTCTGGTTTTGGTTGCAAGCagtggctttcacaaatgtggGCATGCCGGTTGATGCGACGAACTGATTTCTCCTATGAGAGTTTTCACTGGCAGCCACAAGGTTGTGATATGCCAGAGTTCAAAGGTTCTGAATTCTTGAGAAG GATGCAACATAAAACAATTGCTCTAGTAGGGGATTCATTGGGAAGACAGCAGTTCCAATCCCTCATGTGTATGGTCACTGGTGGTAAATATAGCCCGGAAGTGATAGATGTTGGAAAGGAGTATGGCCTTGTTAAAGCCCGTGGTGCCACACGACCTGATGGTTGGGCATATCGATTCCCAAGCACCAACACCACCATTCTATACTACTGGTCTGCTAGTTTATGTGAGTTGGAGCCTTTGAACAGATCCAGTCCAGCTACCCCTTATGCTATGCATCTTGACCGCCCTGCAACATTTTTAAAGCAGCATCTTCACAGATTTGATGTGCTGGTACTCAACACTGGGCACCATTGGAATAGAGGCAAGTTTAGAGCAAACAGATGGGAAATGTATGTTAGTGGAAAACCCATCACAGATAGAAAGCTTGCACAGATATGGACAGCCAAAAATCTTGCTGTCTCGAGTGTTATCAAGTGGCTTGATACACAGCTTCCACAACATCCACAATTGAAAGCTTTTTTTAGGACCATATCTCCTAGGCATTTTGTCAATGGAGATTGGAATACCGGGGGAAGCTgtgatagtaccatcccattgGCTGGTGGGAGAGAGGTTCTGCAGGATGGTTCTAGTGATACTGATGCTGAGGGTGCAGTAAGGGGAACAAGGGTGAAACTCTTGGATATTACTGCTTTGTCACGATTGAGAGATGAGGGGCATATATCCAGATATAGCATTAAAGCCTCCACAGGTGTGCATGATTGCTTGCATTGGTGTCTTCCAGGTATACCCGATACATGGAATGAAATACTTTATGCACAACTGTAG
- the LOC120111659 gene encoding protein trichome birefringence-like 14 isoform X2, with the protein MKVGNLHKLRGNKLSLSLIALLCTSLIFWAWDKTPILTTFLPPPEQLDILAPVVPAQTSVTPLENTNEQPFAKEELSAVDRHGNALPDEPGGEVVDVSPTDSSMRSSLEKEDKGKESEKVPAENKECNYAKGKWVADKRRPLYSGFGCKQWLSQMWACRLMRRTDFSYESFHWQPQGCDMPEFKGSEFLRRMQHKTIALVGDSLGRQQFQSLMCMVTGGKYSPEVIDVGKEYGLVKARGATRPDGWAYRFPSTNTTILYYWSASLCELEPLNRSSPATPYAMHLDRPATFLKQHLHRFDVLVLNTGHHWNRGKFRANRWEMYVSGKPITDRKLAQIWTAKNLAVSSVIKWLDTQLPQHPQLKAFFRTISPRHFVNGDWNTGGSCDSTIPLAGGREVLQDGSSDTDAEGAVRGTRVKLLDITALSRLRDEGHISRYSIKASTGVHDCLHWCLPGIPDTWNEILYAQL; encoded by the exons ATGAAAGTGGGGAATTTACATAAATTGAGAGGTAATAAACTCTCTCTCAGTCTTATTGCTCTCCTCTGCACAAGTCTTATTTTTTGGGCATGGGACAAAACCCCAATCCTCACTACTTTCCTTCCACCTCCCGAGCAGCTTGATATACTTGCTCCAG TGGTTCCTGCACAAACTTCAGTAACTCCCTTAGAAAATACAAATGAGCAGCCATTTGCAAAGGAAGAGTTGTCAGCTGTAGACCGACATGGAAATGCATTACCTGATGAACCAGGGGGGGAAGTTGTTGATGTTTCACCAACAGATTCTTCTATGAGGAGTTCATTGGAGAAGGAAGATAAGGGTAAAGAATCAGAAAAGGTTCCTGCAGAGAATAAAG AGTGTAATTATGCAAAGGGAAAGTGGGTTGCAGACAAAAGACGACCATTATATTCTGGTTTTGGTTGCAAGCagtggctttcacaaatgtggGCATGCCGGTTGATGCGACGAACTGATTTCTCCTATGAGAGTTTTCACTGGCAGCCACAAGGTTGTGATATGCCAGAGTTCAAAGGTTCTGAATTCTTGAGAAG GATGCAACATAAAACAATTGCTCTAGTAGGGGATTCATTGGGAAGACAGCAGTTCCAATCCCTCATGTGTATGGTCACTGGTGGTAAATATAGCCCGGAAGTGATAGATGTTGGAAAGGAGTATGGCCTTGTTAAAGCCCGTGGTGCCACACGACCTGATGGTTGGGCATATCGATTCCCAAGCACCAACACCACCATTCTATACTACTGGTCTGCTAGTTTATGTGAGTTGGAGCCTTTGAACAGATCCAGTCCAGCTACCCCTTATGCTATGCATCTTGACCGCCCTGCAACATTTTTAAAGCAGCATCTTCACAGATTTGATGTGCTGGTACTCAACACTGGGCACCATTGGAATAGAGGCAAGTTTAGAGCAAACAGATGGGAAATGTATGTTAGTGGAAAACCCATCACAGATAGAAAGCTTGCACAGATATGGACAGCCAAAAATCTTGCTGTCTCGAGTGTTATCAAGTGGCTTGATACACAGCTTCCACAACATCCACAATTGAAAGCTTTTTTTAGGACCATATCTCCTAGGCATTTTGTCAATGGAGATTGGAATACCGGGGGAAGCTgtgatagtaccatcccattgGCTGGTGGGAGAGAGGTTCTGCAGGATGGTTCTAGTGATACTGATGCTGAGGGTGCAGTAAGGGGAACAAGGGTGAAACTCTTGGATATTACTGCTTTGTCACGATTGAGAGATGAGGGGCATATATCCAGATATAGCATTAAAGCCTCCACAGGTGTGCATGATTGCTTGCATTGGTGTCTTCCAGGTATACCCGATACATGGAATGAAATACTTTATGCACAACTGTAG
- the LOC120111660 gene encoding probable RNA-dependent RNA polymerase 1, with protein MGSKTINIHGFPTTATAPSVKEFLEVHTGKGTIYALKFRLPKYVTAKSRAYAIVQFIANKHAESIACKRLVWVDGFVLKVRHMERDIVPKPRTSLFVLENTTVHFGSPVSQNKFSVLWSPKDVRVNFGFSMRKIYFFLVQGSHSYKFELAYESIWEIQLHHSSTKYLQFLLIQVVAAPKVYELSLRNSGLLHEDPEYNYFKDLPDDQWVRTTDFSPLCSIGQSSALCLQLSYDCDLPNIRDYFPFYKEFEGRFDLERGSSYSRSLDLVPIVEPRPRIEVPYKILFKINHMVQNGTLFGPTLDGKFFGLVSPQFIRIDYIECAIEEMYHSKSSFFDPANWLTKKYLKLKRSLRLPKSPSISLDAGLVYVYRVQVTPSKVYFYGPEVNVSNRVVRHFSEDIENFVRVSFVDEDWEKMHSTDLSSRSGSAGNEMHTALYRRILSVLRNGITIGDKKFEFLAFSSSQLRENSAWMFASNERLTAAAIRKWMGDFHEIRNVAKYAARLGQSFSSSTETLTVDKHDVDDIPDVRYGKYVFSDGIGKISAEFAKRVAIKCGLKSSTPSAFQIRYGGYKGVVAVDPTSSKKLSLRESMRKYKSDNTKLDVLAYSKHQPCFLNRQLITLLSTLGVRDWIFEMKQEEAVNQLDKILTDPVRAQEAIELMPSGETTSVLKELLLCGYKPDSEPFLSMVLQTFRASRLLELKTKSRIFIPKGRAMMGCLDETKILEYGEVFVQVSCTGRMQFHNNGLFVYGGSESDHHTAVLKGKVVVAKNPCLHPGDIRVLSAVDVPDLHHMVDCVVFPQKGKRPHPNECSGSDLDGDIYFVSWDADLIPPREVTPMDYTSAPSEILDHDVTIEEVMEYFTDYIVNDSLGIIANAHTVFADKEPRKAESESCIELARLFSIAVDFPKTGVPAEIPTHLHVKEYPDFMEKLDKVTYESKGVIGKLFRAIKDHTSHLGQIKAFTKEMAMKSYDPDMEVDGFKEYLDEAFWFKGEYDFKLGNLLEHYGIKTEAEILSGSIMKMSKTFTKYKDGEAIGLALRSLRKEARAWFDEKRIDCEDEDDVYAKASAWYHVTYHPDYWGCYNEGLNRPHFLSFPWCVYDKLTLIKKKKISMRKYETELFSLHHQVKRSLRMS; from the exons ATGGGAAGCAAGACAATTAATATCCATGGATTCCCTACAACTGCAACTGCCCCAAGTGTAAAAGAATTTCTGGAGGTGCATACAGGCAAGGGAACCATATATGCACTTAAGTTTAGACTTCCCAAATATGTTACAGCAAAATCAAGagcatatgcaatagttcaGTTTATAGCGAACAAACATGCTGAGTCTATAGCATGTAAGCGCCTTGTGTGGGTTGATGGTTTTGTGTTGAAGGTTCGACATATGGAACGTGACATTGTCCCTAAGCCGAGGACCTCTTTATTTGTTCTTGAAAATACGACAGTGCATTTTGGCTCCCCAGTTTCACAAAACAAGTTCTCTGTCCTCTGGTCTCCAAAGGATGTCAGAGTTAATTTTGGTTTCAGTATGAGAAAAATATACTTTTTCCTAGTGCAGGGAAGCCATTCGTATAAATTTGAACTTGCTTATGAGAGCATATGGGAAATACAGCTGCACCACTCATCTACTAAATATTTGCAGTTTCTCTTGATTCAG GTGGTAGCTGCTCCCAAGGTTTATGAACTGTCCCTTCGTAATTCAGGTCTTCTGCATGAAGATCCAGAATACAATTACTTTAAAGACCTTCCAGATGATCAGTGGGTCAGGACGACAGATTTCTCCCCATTATGTAGCATTGGACAATCTTCTGCTTTGTGTTTGCAGCTGTCGTATGACTGTGATCTTCCAAATATACGTGACTACTTTcccttttataaggaatttgaaGGTCGTTTTGACTTGGAGAGAGGCTCTTCCTACTCTCGCAGCTTGGATCTAGTCCCCATTGTGGAACCTCGCCCAAGGATTGAGGTTCCATATAAAATTCTCTTCAAGATTAATCATATGGTTCAGAATGGGACACTCTTTGGGCCCACCCTTGATGGAAAATTTTTTGGGCTGGTCAGTCCTCAGTTTATCCGTATCGATTATATAGAATGCGCCATAGAAGAGATGTATCATTCAAAAAGCTCCTTCTTTGATCCAGCAAATTGGCTCACTAAAAAGTACTTGAAACTTAAAAGATCCCTCCGCCTTCCAAAATCACCTAGCATATCTTTGGATGCTGGCTTGGTTTATGTTTACAGGGTGCAAGTGACCCCTTCCAAAGTATACTTTTATGGACCCGAGGTTAATGTGTCCAATCGTGTGGTGCGCCATTTTTCTGAAGATATAGAAAATTTCGTTCGAGTTTCTTTTGTTGACGAGGATTGGGAAAAGATGCATTCAACAGATTTGTCATCCCGATCTGGTTCTGCAGGAAATGAAATGCATACTGCCCTTTACAGGAGAATACTGTCAGTACTGAGAAATGGCATAACTATTGGTGATAAGAAGTTTGAATTTCTTGCTTTCTCATCTAGTCAGTTACGGGAAAATTCTGCATGGATGTTTGCTTCGAATGAAAGATTAACTGCAGCTGCTATCAGAAAGTGGATGGGCGATTTCCATGAGATAAGAAATGTGGCTAAATATGCTGCTAGGCTTGGTCAGTCTTTTAGTTCTTCTACTGAAACTTTAACTGTTGACAAGCATGACGTTGATGATATTCCTGATGTAAGATATGGAAAATATGTTTTCTCTGATGGTATTGGGAAAATATCTGCTGAATTTGCAAAGAGAGTGGCCATAAAGTGTGGCTTAAAAAGTTCAACTCCATCAGCCTTCCAAATTAGATATGGTGGTTATAAAGGTGTTGTTGCTGTTGATCCAACCTCATCGAAGAAGCTATCCTTGCGAGAAAGCATGCGCAAATATAAATCAGATAACACGAAACTGGATGTCCTTGCATACAGCAAGCATCAGCCATGTTTCCTCAACCGTCAGTTGATCACTCTTCTTTCAACATTGGGAGTTAGGGATTGGATTTTTGAAATGAAGCAAGAAGAAGCTGTAAATCAATTGGATAAGATTTTAACTGATCCAGTAAGGGCACAGGAAGCAATCGAGCTTATGCCCTCAGGAGAAACAACCAGTGTTCTTAAAGAATTGCTATTGTGTGGTTATAAGCCTGACTCTGAACCTTTCCTTTCAATGGTGCTCCAAACGTTTAGGGCATCAAGGTTGTTGGAACTGAAAACGAAGTCAAGAATATTTATTCCAAAAGGAAGAGCAATGATGGGGTGCTTGGATGAAACTAAAATCTTGGAATATGGGGAGGTATTTGTTCAAGTTTCTTGTACTGGAAGAATGCAGTTCCACAATAATGGTCTCTTTGTGTATGGTGGAAGTGAATCAGACCATCATACTGCTGTGCTGAAGGGGAAAGTCGTCGTTGCTAAAAACCCCTGCCTCCACCCTGGTGACATCCGTGTTTTATCTGCTGTTGATGTTCCAGATCTGCACCATATGGTTGACTGTGTTGTTTTTCCACAGAAGGGGAAAAG GCCCCACCCAAATGAGTGTTCAGGGAGTGACTTGGATGGGGATATATACTTTGTGAGTTGGGATGCTGATCTCATTCCTCCTCGTGAAGTCACACCTATGGATTACACTTCAGCACCAAGTGAGATCTTAGATCATGATGTGACAATTGAG GAAGTGATGGAGTACTTCACCGATTATATAGTCAATGACAGCCTCGGAATTATCGCAAACGCCCACACAGTCTTTGCGGATAAGGAGCCACGCAAAGCTGAGAGTGAGTCCTGCATAGAGCTTGCAAGACTCTTTTCTATTGCTGTTGACTTCCCAAAGACAGGAGTGCCTGCTGAAATCCCTACTCATTTACATGTCAAAGAGTATCCTGACTTCATGGAAAAACTTGACAAAGTTACCTATGAGTCGAAGGGAGTAATAGGAAAGCTCTTCAGAGCAATCAAAGACCACACATCCCATTTGGGCCAGATAAAGGCATTTACAAAGGAGATGGCTATGAAATCGTATGACCCTGACATGGAAGTTGATGGCTTCAAGGAGTACCTTGATGAAGCTTTTTGGTTCAAGGGGGAATATGATTTTAAGTTGGGGAACCTGTTGGAACATTATGGAATAAAAACTGAGGCTGAGATCCTTAGTGGGAGTATAATGAAGATGTCAAAGACCTTCACTAAGTACAAGGATGGTGAGGCAATTGGATTGGCACTTAGGTCATTGAGGAAAGAAGCTAGAGCATGGTTCGATGAGAAGCGCATCGATTGTGAGGATGAAGATGATGTCTACGCTAAGGCATCTGCTTGGTATCATGTGACGTACCACCCAGACTACTGGGGTTGCTATAATGAAGGCTTGAACAGGCCTCATTTCCTGAGCTTTCCATGGTGTGTCTATGACAAGTTGACACttatcaagaaaaagaagataagcaTGCGGAAGTATGAAACTGAGTTATTCTCACTACATCATCAAGTCAAGAGGAGCCTGCGAATGAGCTGA